Genomic segment of Astyanax mexicanus isolate ESR-SI-001 unplaced genomic scaffold, AstMex3_surface scaffold_39, whole genome shotgun sequence:
GGTTCAAgtactaaataaatatttagtgtAATTCGATGGTCTAATGGCCAGATCAGGATATTACAATAGATATTAAAATAATTGGACAATAATTTCAGACAATATGAAAGATAATTCAAAGACTATCTATAGAAAACTAGATTCCAGTATTCTGCAGGTTGTAGATATCAACCGATGTGTCACAGTGTATACATTCGGTGCAATCTATAAAGTATCTGCAGATAGATCGATACACAGAACCAGAACGAGAGAGGTTCTACTGACGGACTCTTACCACGTTCTTGGGCAGTTTGTGGCCGGGTAGGTACTTGACGTTCTCGTGTTCGGTGTTGATGATCTCGGTCAGCTTCCTCCCGTTCACCGTCTCCTCAAACACCCACATGTTCACCATCGGCTCGAAGCGATTGGAGGCTTTTACATTGTGACCGATGATCTTAGCGATGGCGGAACCCCTTAAGGAACAACAGTGATCAGAATACGGTTCCCTCAGAACATGGTTCCATAACTCAGATCATGATTCTTCAGCTCAGAACACGGTTCTACACATCAGAACATGGTTCTACATCCCAAAACATGGTTCCACAGCTCAGAACATAGTTCTACAGTTCAGATCATGATTCTTAAACTCAGAACACAATTCTACAGCTTACAACGATGCAAActaaggaaataaagaaaaagaaagttccATATATTACTGAACAatggtactctctctctctctctctctctcagactctggctgctgatggagaaacagcagcatgatctactgtactctctctctctctctctctctctctcagactctggctgctgatggagaaacagcagcatgatctactgtactctctctctctctcagactccaggtGCTTGTCCCTCAGGACAGTATAGTTCAGACAGGGCAGGACTTACGCTTTAATCTGAATTAaagttatagtgtagtgtagtgtaataaaCACTCACCAGTTCCCAGAACCGATAATACACACTTTCTTCCCCGGCATTCTGTACCGATACACTCCGGTCCGATCTCAGTGCACCCTGTTCCTGTCTGAGCtcggaatgtgtgtgtgtgtgtgtgtgtgtgagagagaatgttCAGACTTCCTGACACGCCCCTCTCAGAGCtgtaggcatgtgtgtgtgtagtgaatagtgtgtgtgtgtgtgtttgtgtgttggtgtgtgtagtgtgtgtgtagtgtgtagtgtgtatgtatagtgtgtgtgttggtgtgtgtagtgtgtgtgtgtgtgtgttggtgtctgtagtgtgtgtgtgtgtgtgccaggcctttgtattttttttacagttgccCACCAGAGAGGAGCAGCTGTACACACAATAAGATCAAGTTACACATTAAAGCGATACTTTATTTATCACTTTAATTTACCCTGAAATGCAGTAATGTAGCTAAAATATAATGGAATCACTGAAGCTttgatgctaatgtagctaatcaaAAAGGAAAGCTTATACCCCACCAGTTAGCACTGAAGAAATCATTTTACTGAGATTATATATACAAcagttagcactggagctatgtgGCCTATGAAGCTATCCAGTAATGGAAGTTTATACCCCACCAAGTAGCACTagagctatgaagctaatgttgctaacagatAAAAGAAGCTTATACTGCACCAAtcagcactggagctatgaagctaatgtagctaccCCGTAAGGAAAGCTtacaccccaccaattagcactggagctataagGCTAATATAGCTAATTGGTAAGAGAAGCTTATACCCCAataattagcactgaagctatgatGCTAATGTAGTTAACATACAAGGAAAacttataccccaccaattagcactgaggCTATGTGGCTAATGAAGCTATccagtaatggaagcttatatcaaaccaattagcactggagctataatGCTAATGTACCTACCAAGAAATAAAAACGTATACTCCACCAACAAGCATTGGATCTtcgatgctaatgtagctaacaagaaataaaagcttagaccccaccaattagcactggagctttGAGACTAATGTAGCTAACCAGTAAGGAAATCTTACATCCCAATCAAGTAGCACTTAATCTAAGAGTATAATGTAGCTAATAAGCAATGTAAGCCTATAACCCACCAATTAGCACAAGAGCTATACGGCTATTGTACCTAACATATAATGGAAGTTTATATCCTACCAATTAGCATTGGAGCTATGAATCTATTGTAGCTAACatgtaaaaaaatgctttaatccCACCAATTAGCACAAGAGCTATGAGGATAATGGAGCTatcaagaaataaaagcttatacCCCACTATTTAGCACTGAAGATATGGATTAACTAATATCATATATACACACCAAAGCTTACACCCCAACAATGAGCACCAGAGCTGTGAGACTAATGCAGCTAACCAGTAATGAAAGCTTACACCCCAtaaattagcactggagctatgaagtATAGTTTCAGTTAGTtaaattagcctcatagctccagtgctaatcgGTGGAGTATTAGCCTAAGTTAGTATTAGGCGAAGTATCGCTTTAATGTAAAAACAAGTATGGAAGATTGTAGAGATTAATACTGCAGTAAAACCGTCTCATTACAGCGATAGTGCAGAGACACACCTACACtgggaatgtgtgtgtataagagtgtgtgtgtgtgtgtgtgtgtgtgtgtgtgtgttagggtcaGACAGGTCCTGATTTGTTCCTCAGGTCTGTCTGGTCTTGAGGTAATATTCTGTAGTCAGTCTGGTTCCACCCACGGTTCTGTTatataaacacagtatttactgCCAGACCTTTAGAAGAGTGGAATATCACACTAtgattcctttaataaataaaattatcatttaatatttaataaataaataaattttatatttatatataataatataataataataataataataataataataataataataataataataataataataataatatatatgtctgatattaatgtttgtttaataatcagaaaaaatattagattgacaaaaaagcaaaaacaagagaAATTTGTTGGGGCAAATGTTTTTCACGTCACTGTACATATATAaatgggtagtgtacctcctactgagagatcattgactgctaggCAATGCTTTCAAACACTAGACAGTTTGCCAGTTATCAAACTTTTGATCATAAGTTCTTCATCTAGAATTCTAAGTTCTGTGTGAGATCCGATGATATTCAGTTTTAAATCTAAAGGTCTCATGTTGACATTTCAATCATTCAAGTCTTTgccctggactgaagagttcacactgtaaactgcaggtgtggactgaagagttcacactgtaaactgcaggtgtggactgaagagttcacactgtaaactgcaggtgtggactgaagagttcacactgtaaactgcaggtgtgattgatgatctgaggagcatctcatacaATGAGtgtcggtcactcctagtagtgataggaggaacattactaacagtgatctcagtgatctgttcagaacatcctgcagatccatgtgttgctgatttctctcctgcagaacttccagctgatagcagcagcatttttcagcaggataatgttcacccacacacagcaagggtttcccaggaacacagtctccaccagattacagcacttcctcgtcctgcagatctccagatttatcaccaatccagcatttatggagcagctgggactcaacctacgagtgtagagctacaggatctacaggcccagctgtagcaacatctgtgggtaaatgtgctgcaggatccatacagaacctgtagaacctccaaacccaaccctctcaatctcatcttatatccaggatagaggaaccaacagagtCCTAGACAGAACctactttaacttaaaaatatatcCGTGTAAAAAGGAGGATACTGAGGATGTGTTATATAATATCAGAGGATTAAAATCTATATCTGCAGCACTGAGGAGATCTGGTTCTGTAATATGAGCAAGCAGATCATTATTGTACATATTGCTTACTTTTTTGATCTTATCAATCCCTTAGATGTTAGAatgtaacattttatttgtttattgtttattgtatcaAGAACAAATTGAGGTGATGGTTACATATCTTCATTTAAAACAAATTGGACCAATAAAGTTAATGTACAACTGAAAAAGGTTCTGTAAGGTATATGATGGAACTGATTTAATTGCTATGTAGAACCGTTTTTTAAAGTCTGCAGCATCAAAGGAAATAACAATACTTGAACATGAAGTTTAATGAAACCATCTGGACAAAAGTGGAAGTGGCTGAATATCATGTTATTTTTACAGTCTCCAGCTGCAGACCCTAGAACTGCTTAATAGCTCCTGGGATGGTGAAAAAGACGAAACCAAAACTTCCCATGAAGCACAGCTCTTTAGATGATGAGCGTCAATTTAGGATCTTTAACTGTTCAGAGCGATGTCAGATACAGatcacattaaaacaaaaaattagaTTTGTGATGCATCCACCTGCTGTGTAAACAAAGTCTTAATACCAGTAGTAGCACTAGACTTTGTCTCCAAAAGATCTACCCTTTAATTTCCCATGTTGAAAAGCTTAAACCGAAGAGCTGCAGTAGAGTCTGGGCAGTGGAAGTGCTGATTCAGTGCTGTGGTTGTTCTGGGGGCTGTTGCTTCATGGTGGTTAGCTGCTATCCTGTGACCATGTTTCCTCATTATTGCTGCAGAAGGTTTACATGATGTTTAGAACACTTTGTTTTTCAGAGCGTTGCTTCTGCATTTTGAGTTTGGTAAATACTTGGTTACCTTAGCAGCTTCCATCTTCCAGCTGACCATCTTTCTGAACAACCAGGACCAATCTTCTGACAATTAGCACAAGACTAGTAAATACGCATTATCAGATAACTGGTCCTGCTTGTTTAGAAGAATGGTGCTAAATGTCACAAGATTGGCCAGTCATGTCCAGCTATTGACCAATCATGACCAGTCTTTGACCAATCAGATGTAGCATTCTGACCAATGAGGATAAGTATTCTGACCAGTCATAACCAGTCTTTTAACCAATCAGGTGTACCAttctgaccaatcaggacaagTTTTCTAACCAGTCATAACCAGTGTTTTGACCAATTAGGTCCAGCATTGTGGCCAGTCATAACCAGTCTTGTGTCCAATCAGGTGTAGCATTCTAACCAAATAGGACCAGTCTTCTAACCAATCATGCCTAATCTTTTATCCAGTCATCACCAGTCTTTTGACCAGTCAGGAACAACCTTCTATCCAGTCAGGACAAGTCTTCTGACCAATCATGTCCAACCAAGACATGCCTAATAACAGTCCGATAGTGTATTCATGATCATTTGGTGTAATAAATTCAGAATTCTGCTTCTGTTCTCCACCCCTCTCCACGGTTCTAACAGGGAAACAATATCTAGAACCTGCTCACTCACAattactctgtttacagcttAACTGCTGTAATATTTCTGCAACATTCCGCTTTAAATATTGGCATTAAGCTTTGTCTAAACCAGTCCTAATGATGTTGAAATGGGTGTGAACTGGGTAAACTGGTCTGACTGGTCTAATGCAAACTTTGCTTAAGACAGTGGTTCTCCTTTTAGACCTTTAGATCTCtcatgtgtattattattattattattattattgctgctcTTATTATTATACCACTttagttttttcatgtttttgttttgtgttttgttactTTTTGTCGCCACCTTGTGGTGAGGAGGTGGAACAGTACAAGAAAGACAAACCAGGAGAGTTTATTCATCATTTAATTTCATCATCAGTACCCTATACGACACATGTGATACACATGTGTTTCACAGATGATACACGGGTGATACACAGGTTGACACGTGTTATACACAGGAGATACACGGGTAAAACACATGTGATATTTATGTCGTACACATGTGACACATGTGATGTAAACATAGGTGATACCCCGGTGGTACAAAGGTGTTAACACAGGTAAAACACAGTTGATGCACAGGTGATGTACAGGGGATACTGTCCAGTTTCTTCATTTAAAACATCACAATAACTTCTAAAGTGCAACACACCTTCAgtaaacattaatataaaaatcCAGGTACAAGGtacagcaggtgtttctaataaactggccagtgagtggaagcacaaggtagtaggtaggtgtttctactaaagtggccacagtgaggggCAGTAAAAgttaggaaggtgtttctaataaattggccaatgaGAGGAAACACAGggtagtaggtaggtgtttctaacaaagtggccatTGTGAGGGTCAGTAAAAGTTaggaaagtgtttctaataaagtggccgtaTCTAAGGCACTTTATTACGAGCAGTCTGTGGGTTCCTTCAGTTCTCTGTTGAACATTACATTTGAATCTGCTTCATTAACAGGCGTGAGATGAGTCCGTCATTTGGTGGCGCTGTTTGGCTGATTATCAGCCTCGGTTGACGGCGGCGAGTACGGCCCAGATGATCTCCTCGGTGGGGTTGGTGGCCTTTCCGCTGTGTTGGTTGGCGTTGGTCTCCAGCATGTCCCGAGCTCGCTGGCCAGCGGTTACGTACTGGGCGTCAGGCAGTGCGGCCAGAGCTTTTTCCAGAACGTCGCCGCCGTGGGCCAGAACCAGCAGGGCGAGGGTCCGGCGGGGCAGCCGGTGCGGGTCATTCGTCCAGCGATCCAAAAGACTGGCCTGTAGGAAAGTTCAGAAATACTGGTCTTTGTGTTCGCTTCAAACAAACTACTTTTTTCTGATTTCAGGATGCACTAATAAAGGACTACGGTCTGTAAACAGTGTGTGCTGTAGGGTAATACTGACCTGCAGTTTTTGGAGCAGTCGTTCTTTCTCCTTCTCGTTGGCAAGGGGGTGGGTGGTCATGTCGAACAGGAAGAAGTTCTGCTTGTCGGTGGTCAGGACGCCCTTCTCCACCAAACTCTTCGCCAGGCGCTCGCGAACCTGCGGCAGCTGGAAGTGCATCTTCATAGGATTCCACGTTTCACCttaacaacaaaacaacataCATGATACACACTCACGGTGAACTTTAACACACATTTCACATATCTGTGTTCAGGTTGCTATATAAttgtcattattatcattattgtatTCTAAATAACATGTTAGAAGtacaggggatggacaatgaaactgaaacacctgtcatcatgttagtgtgggattttaggtttcatgtctaaattggagcagcctggtgtccaatcttcattaattgcacattgcaccagtaagagcagagagtgaaggttcaattagcagggtaagagcacagttttggtGCACTCCTTTGTGATGCatgaagagccacggtatccagggtaatgtcagcataccaccaagaaggaccaaccacatccaacaggattaactgtggacgctgtaagaggaagctgtctgaaagggatgttcgggtgctaacccggattgtatccaaaaaacataaaaccacggctgatcaaatcacgcagaattcaatgtgcacctcaactctcctgtttccaccagaactgtccgtcaccacaatcaattattgtgctctaaaaccaggtgtttcagtttcattctccaacccctgtacatatgcAATACAACAGAGGGAAGAAGCAGTGTTCATTTTGTTCATATTGGTGCATGTTCTCTTAtaggtttggtttagttttgAGTTTGGTTTGGTTCAGTTGGTTTAGTTTAAATAGAGTTGGTTCAGTTCAGATAGTCCCAACCTAACTGGTGGTTCGGTTTGGATTGGGATTTGGATGGTTTGGAATGGAATCCATCCCATCTATTTCCAAAACAACCAAATCCCAACTCAACCAAATCCAACCAAATCCCAACCCTGGGTTCAGTTAGTTTGGGATTTGGTAGGGCTGGGTTGGAATGGGATCTGTCCCATCTGTTCTGAACCTAACCAAATCCCAACCCAATTCCAGTCCAATCCCAGTGGTTTGTTTTGGgattggcttggcttggtttagCTTGGCTTGATTAGGTTTGGCCTGGCTTGGCCTGCTTAGCCATACTTACTGTTAAGCATTAATAAACTTTTAATGTTTTAGTGTTTGGGTGGAAATGGACAGTAATTGCTGAGTTACCTGTGAGCAGGTCGATCCAGCTAGACACTGTTTCTGCAGGCTGAGTGTTCTTAATGTGCTTCAGTGCTTCATCCAGCAGAGTATCACCTGTAGGAGCATCTGATTTAACCATcacctaaaaacacacacacacacatagaggttTTACACGGAATCAAATTTATTTGacactagagcctcctttcagtTAAAGAACAGTTTTACCTGATAACTGTAGGTGTGTTTACCTTGCGCTCCAGCAGGGGTTTCCTCCTCATGCTCTGGGGCTGCAGGTGTATTCTACCTCTCAGAGCCAGTTCCACCAGCATCGCACCTCTCAGAGCAGACGAGATACAGTCGTTCCAGAACGACGTATaaccctgtaacacacacacacacacacacagacacacacacactccttacacATCTCCAGCGCTcagtcagttcagttcagtcaATTAAACAGTAACCAGGATGTTTACTCTGTACACAGCAAGAGTCTGACGACACCCGGCGGACACTCACGTCTGATCAGAAACAGCATCCTGTACACTTTCTCAATCACACAACCTCACCTGCACACACCTGTC
This window contains:
- the golph3l gene encoding Golgi phosphoprotein 3-like, producing the protein MTTLTKRSRRVDTPTERRSQDEEEEKQKGRGTDEEEDGDGKELRLTLMEEILLLGLKDKEGYTSFWNDCISSALRGAMLVELALRGRIHLQPQSMRRKPLLERKVMVKSDAPTGDTLLDEALKHIKNTQPAETVSSWIDLLTGETWNPMKMHFQLPQVRERLAKSLVEKGVLTTDKQNFFLFDMTTHPLANEKEKERLLQKLQASLLDRWTNDPHRLPRRTLALLVLAHGGDVLEKALAALPDAQYVTAGQRARDMLETNANQHSGKATNPTEEIIWAVLAAVNRG